Proteins encoded together in one Lepisosteus oculatus isolate fLepOcu1 chromosome 2, fLepOcu1.hap2, whole genome shotgun sequence window:
- the LOC107076804 gene encoding izumo sperm-egg fusion protein 1 isoform X5, translating into MMALPISLLLLFFSLFLPDLPYVGSCLQCDRLVQFIHDDFLEMHIQNQPSLKKVIDQAYVNYRLTSQHFQGVIDASTLYRARTEYQSEFHKFLNTPRQEKDLVFELIQVVEKGRGILEKHLKGFIETGLCPNTCVYRIQVPEGGQAVLNCFLPWHSLTMGKAEYQYSWAPNLTASSEGDFEVVIATPDARVVLNQVRMEEGGVYRCLLLSTNGTILTRILFLLRVTSLPPTSPLPVRTLPSLPPDNSTSPPTPVTYSAPVVRGWVAAVTAGSAAACVGVLAAFGVCVKRQRGAQREEEDKNMTEMVELLE; encoded by the exons ATGATGGCTTTGCCCATTTCActtctcctcctcttcttctcGCTTTTTCTCCCCGACCTGCCCTATGTGGGCAGCTGTCTGCAGTGCGATCGACTGGTCCAGTTTATTCACGATGATTTCCTGGAGATGCACATCCAGAATCAGCCATCCCTGAAGAAGGTGATAGACCAGGCATATGTCAACTACAGGCTCACTAGCCAACACTTCCAGGGTGTCATAG ATGCCAGCACACTGTATCGCGCACGTACTGAGTACCAGAGTGAATTCCACAAGTTCCTCAACACCCCTCGCCAAG agaaGGACCTTGTGTTTGAGCTGATCCAGGTGGTTGAGAAGGGAAGGGGAATTCTGGAGAAGCACCTGAAGGGGTTCATAGAGACAG gACTTTGTCCAAACACGTGTG TGTACAGAATCCAGGTGCCCGAGGGAGGCCAGGCTGTGCTAAACTGCTTCCTGCCTTGGCACAGCCTCACCATGGGCAAGGCAGAGTACCAGTACTCCTGGGCACCCAACCTG ACTGCTTCCAGCGAAGGGGATTTTGAGGTGGTGATAGCGACCCCAGATGCCCGGGTTGTGCTGAACCAGGTGCGGATGGAGGAGGGGGGAGTGTACCGCTGCCTCCTGCTGTCCACCAACGGCACTATCCTCACTCGCATCCTGTTCCTGCTGCGTG TCACCTCCCTGCCGCCCACTTCTCCCCTGCCGGTACGGACTCTCCCCTCCTTGCCCCCTGATAACAGCACCTCCCCCCCCACTCCCGTGACCTACAGCGCCCCCGTGGTCAGGGGCTGGGTGGCTGCGGTGACAGCTGGGAGTGCGGCGGCATGCGTGGGCGTCCTCGCGGCCTTTGG GGTCTGTGTGAAGAGACAGAGGGGGGCTCAGCGGGAGGAGGAAGACAAGAACATGACTGAGATGGTGGAGCTGCTGGAGTGA
- the LOC107076804 gene encoding izumo sperm-egg fusion protein 1 isoform X3, translated as MMALPISLLLLFFSLFLPDLPYVGSCLQCDRLVQFIHDDFLEMHIQNQPSLKKVIDQAYVNYRLTSQHFQGVIDASTLYRARTEYQSEFHKFLNTPRQEKDLVFELIQVVEKGRGILEKHLKGFIETGLCPNTCGLMYQRVMNCSSCHPAVRTCVSPTAAESCGVYRIQVPEGGQAVLNCFLPWHSLTMGKAEYQYSWAPNLTASSEGDFEVVIATPDARVVLNQVRMEEGGVYRCLLLSTNGTILTRILFLLRVTSLPPTSPLPVRTLPSLPPDNSTSPPTPVTYSAPVVRGWVAAVTAGSAAACVGVLAAFGSVWGTEPGRRRE; from the exons ATGATGGCTTTGCCCATTTCActtctcctcctcttcttctcGCTTTTTCTCCCCGACCTGCCCTATGTGGGCAGCTGTCTGCAGTGCGATCGACTGGTCCAGTTTATTCACGATGATTTCCTGGAGATGCACATCCAGAATCAGCCATCCCTGAAGAAGGTGATAGACCAGGCATATGTCAACTACAGGCTCACTAGCCAACACTTCCAGGGTGTCATAG ATGCCAGCACACTGTATCGCGCACGTACTGAGTACCAGAGTGAATTCCACAAGTTCCTCAACACCCCTCGCCAAG agaaGGACCTTGTGTTTGAGCTGATCCAGGTGGTTGAGAAGGGAAGGGGAATTCTGGAGAAGCACCTGAAGGGGTTCATAGAGACAG gACTTTGTCCAAACACGTGTG GGCTGATGTATCAGAGAGTCATGAACTGTTCCTCCTGTCACCCGGCGGTACgtacctgtgtgtctcccaCTGCTGCGGAGAGCTGTGGAG TGTACAGAATCCAGGTGCCCGAGGGAGGCCAGGCTGTGCTAAACTGCTTCCTGCCTTGGCACAGCCTCACCATGGGCAAGGCAGAGTACCAGTACTCCTGGGCACCCAACCTG ACTGCTTCCAGCGAAGGGGATTTTGAGGTGGTGATAGCGACCCCAGATGCCCGGGTTGTGCTGAACCAGGTGCGGATGGAGGAGGGGGGAGTGTACCGCTGCCTCCTGCTGTCCACCAACGGCACTATCCTCACTCGCATCCTGTTCCTGCTGCGTG TCACCTCCCTGCCGCCCACTTCTCCCCTGCCGGTACGGACTCTCCCCTCCTTGCCCCCTGATAACAGCACCTCCCCCCCCACTCCCGTGACCTACAGCGCCCCCGTGGTCAGGGGCTGGGTGGCTGCGGTGACAGCTGGGAGTGCGGCGGCATGCGTGGGCGTCCTCGCGGCCTTTGG GAGTGTTTGGGGGACCGAGCCAGGGAGGAGAAGAGAATGA
- the LOC107076804 gene encoding izumo sperm-egg fusion protein 1 isoform X2: MMALPISLLLLFFSLFLPDLPYVGSCLQCDRLVQFIHDDFLEMHIQNQPSLKKVIDQAYVNYRLTSQHFQGVIDASTLYRARTEYQSEFHKFLNTPRQEKDLVFELIQVVEKGRGILEKHLKGFIETGLCPNTCGLMYQRVMNCSSCHPAVRTCVSPTAAESCGVYRIQVPEGGQAVLNCFLPWHSLTMGKAEYQYSWAPNLTASSEGDFEVVIATPDARVVLNQVRMEEGGVYRCLLLSTNGTILTRILFLLRVTSLPPTSPLPVRTLPSLPPDNSTSPPTPVTYSAPVVRGWVAAVTAGSAAACVGVLAAFGKGAVLKAGGLAPSGSV; the protein is encoded by the exons ATGATGGCTTTGCCCATTTCActtctcctcctcttcttctcGCTTTTTCTCCCCGACCTGCCCTATGTGGGCAGCTGTCTGCAGTGCGATCGACTGGTCCAGTTTATTCACGATGATTTCCTGGAGATGCACATCCAGAATCAGCCATCCCTGAAGAAGGTGATAGACCAGGCATATGTCAACTACAGGCTCACTAGCCAACACTTCCAGGGTGTCATAG ATGCCAGCACACTGTATCGCGCACGTACTGAGTACCAGAGTGAATTCCACAAGTTCCTCAACACCCCTCGCCAAG agaaGGACCTTGTGTTTGAGCTGATCCAGGTGGTTGAGAAGGGAAGGGGAATTCTGGAGAAGCACCTGAAGGGGTTCATAGAGACAG gACTTTGTCCAAACACGTGTG GGCTGATGTATCAGAGAGTCATGAACTGTTCCTCCTGTCACCCGGCGGTACgtacctgtgtgtctcccaCTGCTGCGGAGAGCTGTGGAG TGTACAGAATCCAGGTGCCCGAGGGAGGCCAGGCTGTGCTAAACTGCTTCCTGCCTTGGCACAGCCTCACCATGGGCAAGGCAGAGTACCAGTACTCCTGGGCACCCAACCTG ACTGCTTCCAGCGAAGGGGATTTTGAGGTGGTGATAGCGACCCCAGATGCCCGGGTTGTGCTGAACCAGGTGCGGATGGAGGAGGGGGGAGTGTACCGCTGCCTCCTGCTGTCCACCAACGGCACTATCCTCACTCGCATCCTGTTCCTGCTGCGTG TCACCTCCCTGCCGCCCACTTCTCCCCTGCCGGTACGGACTCTCCCCTCCTTGCCCCCTGATAACAGCACCTCCCCCCCCACTCCCGTGACCTACAGCGCCCCCGTGGTCAGGGGCTGGGTGGCTGCGGTGACAGCTGGGAGTGCGGCGGCATGCGTGGGCGTCCTCGCGGCCTTTGG CAAAGGGGCAGTGCTGAAGGCTGGGGGTCTCGCTCCGTCAGGGTCTGTGTGA
- the LOC107076804 gene encoding izumo sperm-egg fusion protein 1 isoform X4 produces MMALPISLLLLFFSLFLPDLPYVGSCLQCDRLVQFIHDDFLEMHIQNQPSLKKVIDQAYVNYRLTSQHFQGVIEKDLVFELIQVVEKGRGILEKHLKGFIETGLCPNTCGLMYQRVMNCSSCHPAVRTCVSPTAAESCGVYRIQVPEGGQAVLNCFLPWHSLTMGKAEYQYSWAPNLTASSEGDFEVVIATPDARVVLNQVRMEEGGVYRCLLLSTNGTILTRILFLLRVTSLPPTSPLPVRTLPSLPPDNSTSPPTPVTYSAPVVRGWVAAVTAGSAAACVGVLAAFGVCVKRQRGAQREEEDKNMTEMVELLE; encoded by the exons ATGATGGCTTTGCCCATTTCActtctcctcctcttcttctcGCTTTTTCTCCCCGACCTGCCCTATGTGGGCAGCTGTCTGCAGTGCGATCGACTGGTCCAGTTTATTCACGATGATTTCCTGGAGATGCACATCCAGAATCAGCCATCCCTGAAGAAGGTGATAGACCAGGCATATGTCAACTACAGGCTCACTAGCCAACACTTCCAGGGTGTCATAG agaaGGACCTTGTGTTTGAGCTGATCCAGGTGGTTGAGAAGGGAAGGGGAATTCTGGAGAAGCACCTGAAGGGGTTCATAGAGACAG gACTTTGTCCAAACACGTGTG GGCTGATGTATCAGAGAGTCATGAACTGTTCCTCCTGTCACCCGGCGGTACgtacctgtgtgtctcccaCTGCTGCGGAGAGCTGTGGAG TGTACAGAATCCAGGTGCCCGAGGGAGGCCAGGCTGTGCTAAACTGCTTCCTGCCTTGGCACAGCCTCACCATGGGCAAGGCAGAGTACCAGTACTCCTGGGCACCCAACCTG ACTGCTTCCAGCGAAGGGGATTTTGAGGTGGTGATAGCGACCCCAGATGCCCGGGTTGTGCTGAACCAGGTGCGGATGGAGGAGGGGGGAGTGTACCGCTGCCTCCTGCTGTCCACCAACGGCACTATCCTCACTCGCATCCTGTTCCTGCTGCGTG TCACCTCCCTGCCGCCCACTTCTCCCCTGCCGGTACGGACTCTCCCCTCCTTGCCCCCTGATAACAGCACCTCCCCCCCCACTCCCGTGACCTACAGCGCCCCCGTGGTCAGGGGCTGGGTGGCTGCGGTGACAGCTGGGAGTGCGGCGGCATGCGTGGGCGTCCTCGCGGCCTTTGG GGTCTGTGTGAAGAGACAGAGGGGGGCTCAGCGGGAGGAGGAAGACAAGAACATGACTGAGATGGTGGAGCTGCTGGAGTGA
- the LOC107076804 gene encoding izumo sperm-egg fusion protein 1 isoform X1, producing MMALPISLLLLFFSLFLPDLPYVGSCLQCDRLVQFIHDDFLEMHIQNQPSLKKVIDQAYVNYRLTSQHFQGVIDASTLYRARTEYQSEFHKFLNTPRQEKDLVFELIQVVEKGRGILEKHLKGFIETGLCPNTCGLMYQRVMNCSSCHPAVRTCVSPTAAESCGVYRIQVPEGGQAVLNCFLPWHSLTMGKAEYQYSWAPNLTASSEGDFEVVIATPDARVVLNQVRMEEGGVYRCLLLSTNGTILTRILFLLRVTSLPPTSPLPVRTLPSLPPDNSTSPPTPVTYSAPVVRGWVAAVTAGSAAACVGVLAAFGVCVKRQRGAQREEEDKNMTEMVELLE from the exons ATGATGGCTTTGCCCATTTCActtctcctcctcttcttctcGCTTTTTCTCCCCGACCTGCCCTATGTGGGCAGCTGTCTGCAGTGCGATCGACTGGTCCAGTTTATTCACGATGATTTCCTGGAGATGCACATCCAGAATCAGCCATCCCTGAAGAAGGTGATAGACCAGGCATATGTCAACTACAGGCTCACTAGCCAACACTTCCAGGGTGTCATAG ATGCCAGCACACTGTATCGCGCACGTACTGAGTACCAGAGTGAATTCCACAAGTTCCTCAACACCCCTCGCCAAG agaaGGACCTTGTGTTTGAGCTGATCCAGGTGGTTGAGAAGGGAAGGGGAATTCTGGAGAAGCACCTGAAGGGGTTCATAGAGACAG gACTTTGTCCAAACACGTGTG GGCTGATGTATCAGAGAGTCATGAACTGTTCCTCCTGTCACCCGGCGGTACgtacctgtgtgtctcccaCTGCTGCGGAGAGCTGTGGAG TGTACAGAATCCAGGTGCCCGAGGGAGGCCAGGCTGTGCTAAACTGCTTCCTGCCTTGGCACAGCCTCACCATGGGCAAGGCAGAGTACCAGTACTCCTGGGCACCCAACCTG ACTGCTTCCAGCGAAGGGGATTTTGAGGTGGTGATAGCGACCCCAGATGCCCGGGTTGTGCTGAACCAGGTGCGGATGGAGGAGGGGGGAGTGTACCGCTGCCTCCTGCTGTCCACCAACGGCACTATCCTCACTCGCATCCTGTTCCTGCTGCGTG TCACCTCCCTGCCGCCCACTTCTCCCCTGCCGGTACGGACTCTCCCCTCCTTGCCCCCTGATAACAGCACCTCCCCCCCCACTCCCGTGACCTACAGCGCCCCCGTGGTCAGGGGCTGGGTGGCTGCGGTGACAGCTGGGAGTGCGGCGGCATGCGTGGGCGTCCTCGCGGCCTTTGG GGTCTGTGTGAAGAGACAGAGGGGGGCTCAGCGGGAGGAGGAAGACAAGAACATGACTGAGATGGTGGAGCTGCTGGAGTGA
- the dusp2 gene encoding dual specificity protein phosphatase 2: protein MGTTNVLDIEGGELVHILRTPRDHFSSGGCVVLDCRPFLSFSRVHVRDSRNVNWNSMLRRRSKGSAVSLEWIVPDKALLARLRGGEFSPVVVLDEDSRSVKDLKAESLASMLLNALHGELEPGKSQICFLQGGFEGFFALCPELCVHSPGLCGGPAAPRDAEPGVSGRSTPLYDQDGPVEILPFLYLGSAWHSSRREALAARGITAVLNVSSSCPNLFEGELRYKTLPVEDSLAADISATFPEAIGFIDSVKESGGRVLVHCQAGISRSATICLAYLIVSRRVRLDEAFAFVKQRRGVISPNLSFMGQLLQFETDVLCH, encoded by the exons ATGGGAACGACCAACGTGCTGGATATTGAGGGCGGCGAGCTGGTCCATATTCTGCGGACGCCCCGCGACCACTTCTCGTCCGGCGGGTGCGTGGTGCTGGACTGCCGCCCCTTCCTCTCCTTCTCCCGGGTCCACGTCCGGGACTCCCGCAACGTCAACTGGAACTCCATGCTGCGGCGGAGGTCGAAGGGGTCGGCGGTGAGCCTGGAGTGGATCGTGCCGGACAAGGCGCTGCTCGCCcgcctgcgcggcggggagttCTCGCCGGTGGTGGTGCTGGACGAGGACAGCCGGTCCGTGAAGGACCTGAAAGCCGAGAGCCTGGCCAGCATGCTTCTGAACGCCCTGCACGGCGAGCTGGAGCCGGGCAAATCTCAGATCTGCTTTCTGCAAG GGGGATTCGAGGGGTTCTTCGCCTTGTGCCCGGAGCTCTGTGTCCATTCCCCGGGTCTCTGCGGCGGTCCTGCCGCGCCCAGAGACGCCGAACCCGGCGTGTCCGGCAGGAGCACCCCGCTGTACGATCAG GACGGCCCCGTGGAGATCCTCCCCTTCCTGTACCTGGGCAGCGCCTGGCACTCCTCGCGGCGCGAGGCGCTGGCGGCGCGCGGCATCACGGCGGTGCTGAACGTCTCCTCCTCGTGCCCCAACCTGTTCGAGGGCGAGCTGCGCTACAAGACGCTGCCCGTGGAGGACAGCCTGGCGGCGGACATCAGCGCCACCTTCCCCGAGGCCATCGGCTTCATCG ACTCGGTGAAGGAGAGCGGCGGCCGGGTTCTGGTCCACTGCCAGGCGGGCATCTCCCGCTCGGCCACCATCTGCCTGGCCTACCTCATCGTGTCGCGCCGCGTGCGCCTGGACGAGGCCTTCGCCTTCGTCAAGCAGCGGCGCGGCGTCATCTCGCCCAACCTGTCCTTCATGGGCCAGCTCCTGCAGTTCGAGACCGACGTGCTGTGCCACTGA